A window of the Cucurbita pepo subsp. pepo cultivar mu-cu-16 chromosome LG01, ASM280686v2, whole genome shotgun sequence genome harbors these coding sequences:
- the LOC111801735 gene encoding UDP-glycosyltransferase 79B6-like produces the protein MQPPPPKDRPTDHVQVVAYIFPLQFHKSETARTNKMAETQLSKLHIAMFPWFAAGHMTPFLHISNELAARGHKITFLLPSKALPLLQNLNLHPNLISFHFLTVPHVSGLPPATETASDIPISLTPLLASAFDMTRPQVAEILCSACPDVVFYDFAYWVPEIAAPLRIKSVSFTVVSAASIAVIAYPGRRVTVDDPITEEELRKPPPGYPSSTVVLRGCREARSLLFLSMPFGEGGITFHERLMTSYRNSDAIAIRTCEEIEGNFCSYLAKQFQKKLLLTGPLMATPNKTTTTTTPTTSCLDEKWEKWLDQFEPKTVIFCAFGSQLTLEKDQLQELVLGIEQTRLPFLVALKPPTGSNSIEEALPEGFEERVRERGAIYGGWVQQPLILKHPSVGCFVSHCGFGSMWESLMSDPQIVLIPSLGDQILNARLLAQELQVGVEVKKREEDGKFTSQSVREAIESVMLVEAGGVGEMVKKNHKKWNHILTNPGFMDAYIHNFVNDLQNGWT, from the exons ATGCAGCCACCACCACCCAAGGATAGACCTACG GACCACGTGCAAGTTGTTGCATATATATTTCCCCTGCAATTCCACAAATCAGAAACGgcaagaacaaacaaaatggCAGAAACCCAATTATCAAAGCTCCATATTGCCATGTTCCCATGGTTTGCCGCCGGCCACATGACTCCATTTCTTCATATCTCCAACGAGCTCGCCGCCAGAGGCCACAAAATCACCTTCCTTTTGCCCTCCAAAGCGCTCCCTCTTTTACAAAATCTAAATCTTCACCCAAATCTCATCTCCTTCCATTTTTTGACGGTTCCCCATGTCTCCGGCCTCCCTCCGGCGACGGAAACCGCCTCTGATATACCCATTTCTCTTACCCCCTTGCTCGCCTCTGCTTTCGACATGACTCGGCCGCAGGTGGCGGAGATCCTCTGTTCTGCCTGCCCTGATGTCGTTTTCTATGATTTTGCGTATTGGGTCCCTGAAATCGCTGCGCCCCTGCGGATCAAATCGGTTAGTTTTACTGTTGTCAGTGCTGCGTCGATTGCTGTTATTGCTTATCCGGGAAGAAGGGTGACCGTTGATGACCCGATTACGGAGGAGGAGCTTAGGAAGCCGCCGCCTGGTTATCCGTCGTCCACCGTCGTCCTCCGTGGCTGCCGTGAAGCGCGGTCGCTGCTCTTCTTGTCCATGCCGTTCGGCGAAG gAGGTATAACGTTTCACGAGAGACTAATGACGTCATACAGGAACAGCGACGCAATAGCAATACGAACATGCGAAGAAATCGAAGGCAATTTCTGCAGCTACTTAGCAAAGCAATTCCAAAAGAAGCTATTACTAACCGGGCCACTCATGGCAACACCAAACAAGACGACGACAACAACGACACCAACAACATCGTGTTTGGACGAAAAATGGGAGAAATGGCTCGACCAATTCGAACCAAAAACAGTAATTTTCTGCGCATTTGGAAGCCAATTAACCTTAGAAAAGGACCAACTCCAAGAACTTGTGTTGGGAATAGAACAAACTAGGCTGCCATTTTTGGTAGCTCTAAAGCCACCAACAGGGTCAAACTCCATTGAAGAAGCACTACCAGAAGGGTTCGAAGAAAGGGTGAGAGAAAGAGGAGCCATTTATGGCGGTTGGGTTCAGCAGCCATTAATTCTAAAGCACCCATCGGTTGGTTGCTTTGTGAGCCATTGTGGGTTCGGTTCGATGTGGGAGTCATTGATGAGTGACCCTCAAATTGTGCTGATTCCGAGCCTTGGTGACCAAATATTGAACGCAAGGCTGCTGGCTCAAGAGCTCCAAGTGGGCGTGGAAGTGAAGAAGAGGGAAGAGGATGGGAAGTTCACGAGCCAAAGTGTGAGGGAAGCCATTGAGTCAGTGATGCTTGTGGAAGCAGGTGGCGTTGGTGAAATGGTCAAgaaaaaccataaaaaatgGAACCACATTTTGACTAACCCTGGCTTCATGGATGCTTATATTCACAATTTTGTCAATGATTTGCAAAATGGTTGGACCTAG
- the LOC111797135 gene encoding uncharacterized protein LOC111797135, producing MLHTINLLSSSNFPLSLSLTHSLLLSPPPFSTLHRPITSPSVLPLRTQQCFCFPQFSELSAAAAADDGPIELPSTIFATTDDPSSIQVATSVLLTGAISVFLFRSLRRRAKRVKELKFRSAGVKKSLKEEAMESLKAISTGPIESKSKPSPIQTFLGAIAAGVIALILYKFTTTIEAALNRQTVSDNFSVRQLTITIRTIVNGICYLATFVFGINAVGLFLYSGQLALNSVMEEGSEDKEPATKGDKQVSSPNSTVETTLDGTESSSSKDDQS from the exons ATGTTGCACACCATCAACCTTCTCTCCTCCTCCaatttccctctctctctctctctaacccacagtctccttctctctcctccgcCCTTCTCCACTCTCCACCGACCCATTACCTCCCCCTCTGTTCTCCCCCTCCGAACTCAGCAATGCTTCTGCTTCCCCCAATTCTCTGAActctccgccgccgccgccgccgacgATGGCCCAATTGAACTCCCATCCACCATTTTTGCTACCACTGATGACCCTTCTTCTATCCAAGTCGCTACCAGTGTTCTCCTTACTGGGGCTATCTCCGTCTTCCTCTTTCGCTCCCTTCGCCGCCGTGCCAAGCGGGTTAAAGAGCTG AAATTCAGGTCTGCTGGAGTAAAGAAATCTCTAAAGGAGGAAGCAATGGAGAGCTTGAAAGCAATTAGTACAGGTCCAATTGAATCAAAGTCTAAACCTTCACCCATACAAACATTCTTGGGAGCTATAGCAGCCGGTGTTATTGCATTGATCTTATATAAGTTCACCACTACCATTGAAGCTGCTCTGAACCGACAGACTGTGTCCGATAACTTCTCG GTTCGACAGCTGACGATAACGATAAG AACTATCGTGAATGGAATATGCTACCTCGCGACATTTGTTTTCGGAATCAATGCTGTTGGTTTATTCCTTTACTCTGGTCAGTTGGCATTAAACTCTGTCATGGAAGAAGGTTCTGAAGATAAAGAACCTGCAACTAAAGGTGATAAGCAAGTTAGCTCGCCGAACTCAACCGTTGAAACGACCCTCGATGGCACCGAATCAAGCAGCAGCAAAGATGATCAAAGTTGA
- the LOC111797130 gene encoding glutamic acid-rich protein-like, with translation MDSDRQFRNTTSSTATASASSELFICFTSRFSSSSSSSMKISSKSILSPGRPREPAQISLSTSLSRRLKSSGSLKGGQASPMFPTGGKKRGCAFENPEPSSPKVTCIGQVRVKTKKQGKKMRARSLKRRSNSEASFRKSESVQVQSQMNGNDFVNQSSHHNHLLRQNSNGGNSFQQECLSHRNQRWVHLPFTICEALRAFGAELNCFLPCHSSCSSNRENNKESKTTERSSESESSCGTVFARWLVAVQDNDGRGREIELVVGDEESRTEKENGSQRRHVFEGLDFKEEKEVVQEEESRISICIPPKNALLLMRCRSDPVKMAELAKRFCESPVPKLEEEDEEENDEENSNQNEAKKGTPLPVLMPLTVTLIKEEEEEEEETKVELNSKLKNEEEMIEESVSDAEEEEEEEANVVLQEEEEEEEDNGEESIEMATENEIDVQKLDITVINHQDQEEEAEEDKEQEHEQEQEHRIDQDNQQQKLVEETMAFSIPISTQCEPEMVQDAEKLESAEGDEFKPFHGNEQDFETEEHEEHEEQMKDLEEEEKSENGENPTSRPLSVETAVDGNWEEEEEEENRGRSTEEELKGTAATAMDEGIGPHIQNDDEMGLEEEEDQSKERETPPPELERETQTQTKPEASVLPDCLLLMMYEPKLSMEVSKETWVCSTDFIRCVPTREKKAAPPPPPKKREIKTAEKNTQTQVAIQPGRWSCSFPAAAAAAAMIEQKLERAKGGGYEPFVLTRCKSEPMRSSAKLAPDTGFCKDLNLEPHRPATFGIGAAGIGF, from the coding sequence ATGGATTCTGACCGCCAGTTTCGTAACACTACGAGTTCCACTGCCACCGCCTCCGCCTCCAGCGAGCTCTTCATCTGCTTTACTTCTcgtttctcttcttcttcttcttcctccatgaAGATCTCTTCCAAGTCCATTCTCAGCCCTGGCCGACCTCGTGAACCTGCTCAGATTTCCCTCTCCACTTCCCTTAGCCGCCGCCTTAAATCCAGCGGAAGTCTCAAGGGTGGTCAGGCCTCGCCTATGTTTCCGACTGGCGGGAAGAAGAGAGGTTGTGCGTTTGAGAATCCTGAGCCGTCGTCGCCCAAGGTTACCTGCATTGGTCAGGTTAGGGTTAAGACGAAGAAGCAGGGGAAGAAGATGAGGGCTAGATCGCTGAAGCGGAGGAGTAATTCGGAGGCTAGTTTTCGGAAATCAGAGAGTGTTCAAGTTCAATCACAGATGAATGGTAATGACTTCGTGAATCAGTCGTCGCATCATAATCATCTTCTTCGTCAGAACAGTAATGGCGGAAACAGTTTCCAGCAGGAGTGCCTGTCGCATCGGAACCAGCGGTGGGTGCATTTGCCATTCACGATTTGCGAGGCGCTTAGGGCTTTTGGTGCTGAACTCAACTGCTTCTTGCCGTGCCATTCGTCGTGTTCGAGCAATAGGGAGAATAATAAGGAATCGAAGACGACGGAGAGGTCGTCGGAGAGCGAGAGTTCTTGTGGGACGGTGTTTGCGCGGTGGTTGGTAGCGGTGCAGGATAACGACGGAAGAGGACGGGAGATCGAACTAGTGGTCGGAGACGAAGAATCTCGAACGGAGAAGGAAAACGGAAGCCAGAGACGCCATGTTTTCGAAGGATTAGATTtcaaagaggagaaagaagttGTGCAGGAAGAGGAATCGAGGATCAGCATTTGCATTCCGCCGAAGAATGCTTTGTTGCTCATGAGGTGCAGATCTGATCCGGTGAAAATGGCGGAACTGGCGAAACGATTCTGTGAATCTCCTGTGCCAAAactggaagaagaagatgaggaagaaAACGATGAAGAGAACAGTAATCAAAACGAAGCCAAAAAAGGTACGCCACTGCCTGTACTCATGCCTTTGACTGTAACTTTAatcaaggaagaagaagaagaagaagaagaaacaaaagtaGAGCTAAATTCGAAGCTTAAAAACGAGGAAGAAATGATTGAAGAATCTGTATCTGATgccgaagaagaagaagaagaagaagctaatGTGGTTTTacaggaggaggaagaagaagaagaagataatggCGAAGAATCCATAGAAATGGCCACAGAAAACGAAATCGATGTGCAGAAATTAGACATTACTGTTATTAATCATCaggatcaagaagaagaagcagaggaagacaaagaacaagaacatgaacaagaacaagaacacagAATCGATCAAGATAATCAACAACAGAAGTTAGTAGAAGAAACAATGGCATTTTCGATTCCGATTTCAACCCAATGCGAACCTGAAATGGTTCAAGATGCTGAGAAGCTGGAATCGGCGGAAGGAGACGAATTCAAGCCATTCCATGGAAACGAACAAGACTTCGAAAcagaagaacacgaagaacacgaagaacagaTGAAagatcttgaagaagaagaaaaaagtgaaaatggcGAAAATCCGACGTCGCGACCATTATCAGTGGAAACTGCAGTTGATGGGAattgggaagaagaagaagaagaagaaaacagaggtAGGTCAACCGAAGAAGAACTAAAAGGGACGGCGGCGACAGCGATGGATGAAGGAATCGGACCCCACATCCAAAACGACGACGAAATGGGTctagaggaggaggaggaccAGTCAAAGGAGCGAGAAACTCCTCCGCCGGAGCTGGAGAGAGAAACGCAAACACAAACGAAACCAGAAGCCTCCGTTCTTCCAGATTGCTTGCTGTTAATGATGTACGAGCCAAAGCTATCAATGGAGGTATCAAAGGAGACATGGGTGTGCAGCACAGACTTCATAAGATGCGTTCCAACGAGGGAGAAGAAGGCGgctccgccgccgccaccaAAGAAGCGAGAGATAAAGACGGCGGAGAAAAACACGCAGACGCAGGTGGCGATACAGCCGGGAAGGTGGTCGTGTTCATTTCCAGCAGCGGCAGCGGCGGCAGCGATGATAGAACAGAAGCTAGAGAGGGCAAAGGGAGGAGGGTACGAGCCGTTCGTTCTGACAAGGTGCAAGTCGGAGCCGATGAGGTCGTCAGCTAAGCTAGCGCCAGACACTGGCTTTTGCAAAGACCTCAATCTTGAGCCGCATCGCCCGGCTACGTTCGGCATCGGCGCGGCTGGAATTGGATTTTGA
- the LOC111782000 gene encoding protein SAWADEE HOMEODOMAIN HOMOLOG 2-like: MGRPPSNGGPAFRFTAPEVAEMEAILQGHNNTMPSREVLVSLAGKFSESVERKGKIAVQMKQVWNWFQNRRYAIRAKTTKVPGKLAGSPIVQVESTPPRNVPQTIVVPAPTLVGPLKRASENPLSEFEAKSGRDGAWYDVATFLSHRSVESGDPEVLVRFAGFGSDEDEWVNVRRNIRPRSLPCESSECVAVLPGDLILCFQEGKEQALYFDAHVLDTQRRRHDVRGCRCRFLVRYDHDQSEEIVQLRKICRRPETDHRLLQLHAVNEAASMEPSRSGMDSVLLSGQTISFEATQKLLNKDATIVIPNANANINVHAQTSTQEARNTITNSAPGVFNAGNHAGSSASRAVS, encoded by the exons ATGGGTCGGCCTCCCAGCAATGGAGGCCCTGCCTTCCGTTTCACTGCTCCCGAG GTTGCGGAGATGGAGGCTATACTGCAAGGACACAATAATACCATGCCGTCTCGGGAAGTTCTGGTTTCTCTTGCTGGGAAGTTCAG TGAATCGGTCGAACGGAAAGGGAAGATTGCTGTGCAAATGAAGCAA GTTTGGAATTGGTTCCAGAATAGGCGATATGCTATCAGAGCAAAGACAACAAAGGTTCCCGGAAAGTTGGCTGGCTCTCCAATTGTCCAAGTCGAGTCAACACCCCCGAGAAATGTGCCTCAAACCATAGTTGTTCCTGCTCCCACACTAGtag GACCCCTAAAGCGTGCTTCAGAAAATCCACTGTCGGAATTTGAAGCTAAATCTGGGAGGGATGGTGCATG GTATGACGTTGCTACCTTTTTATCCCATAGATCTGTGGAAAGTGGTGACCCG GAAGTACTAGTTAGATTTGCTGGTTTTGGATCAGATGAGGATGAGTGGGTTAATGTCAGAAGGAACATTAGACCTCGTTCGCTACCTTGTGAATCTTCAGAATGTGTGGCAGTTCTTCCAGGCGACCTCATCTTATGCTTTCAG GAGGGTAAAGAGCAGGCACTTTACTTTGATGCCCATGTGCTTGATACACAAAGAAGACGACATGATGTACGAGGTTGTCGCTGCAGGTTTTTGGTCCGTTATGATCACGATCAATCTGAG GAAATTGTTCAGTTGAGAAAGATTTGTCGTCGGCCTGAGACCGACCACAGGTTGCTACAGCTTCATGCTGTAAACGAAGCAGCATCGATGGAGCCCTCACGATCTGGCATGGATTCTGTACTGCTCAGTGGTCAGACGATAAGTTTCGAGGCAACCCAAAAGCTACTCAACAAGGATGCAACCATCGTTATACCAAATGCAAATGCAAATATAAATGTCCATGCCCAAACTAGTACTCAGGAAGCAAGGAATACAATAACTAACAGCGCCCCAGGCGTATTCAACGCTGGTAATCACGCAGGTAGCTCTGCTTCTCGAGCGGTATCATGA
- the LOC111776480 gene encoding transcription elongation factor 1 homolog, whose amino-acid sequence MGKRKSRAKPPPKKRMDKLDTVFSCPFCNHGTSVECRIDMKNLIGEASCGICQEGFSTSITALSEPIDIYSEWIDECERVNNPEDDGA is encoded by the exons ATGGGGAAAAGGAAGTCGAGAGCGAAGCCCCCACCTAAGAAGAGAATGGACAAGCTTGATACTGTTTTTAGCTGCCCCTTCTGCAATCATGGCACCAGTGTGGAGTGTCGCAT TGATATGAAGAACTTGATTGGGGAAGCCTCCTGTGGAATTTGCCAAGAAGGCTTTAGCACATCCATTACAG CCTTAAGCGAGCCAATAGACAT ATATAGCGAATGGATCGATGAATGTGAGCGGGTCAACAATCCTGAAGACGATGGTGCGTAG
- the LOC111797797 gene encoding probable E3 ubiquitin-protein ligase ZFP1 — MRQRLPRTSQMVDMEMDRQGQNYLHAEPSIILPGTSNFPQQSIPAMVTASGNAANPEAHYLPDPYEGPMLHGLNQYSGVQHHHSIGLSTAAPGNYYYSYVTPPSSNGLLPAPLNHNVTDQLPSASNYGVLQTSSDGYGRRAYFVDEVSDPHKRKITEGIPGNVQHLNGLASSSSSVHLSNSRHPEEVAMVEASSFPPPQSRWNGPRNSVRAGSSGPRRDSLLPLDHNHTTLGNNRGQHLQPANSTFWLDQHLQANCGNRNASSWNQPSTAPFMQGTNTNGGLLETMNLGVYGYHETAGNRNSRNVQHPSLNHGQHIHNHPSTVVQRIRGQNFQYYPQVTAASYGFPLNSSYGTMNPHSLDIGRRQQGPVAPTSHGLHRLPRVNVAADTTNRHHNLPQLRFLQADEVALLEIPDLYEVGNSVDHHRDMRLDIEDMSYEELLALGERIGNVSTGLTEEIIKAQLKTRSFVSSVTVVNLEEEEEEEEEEGSSSDQDADYCIICQDHYQNHEKIGTLDCGHEYHASCLKKWLIVKNVCPICKSEALVTVRKER; from the exons ATGAGGCAGAGGTTACCGCGCACTAGTCAGATGGTTGATATGGAAATGGATCGACAAGGACAGAATTATCTTCATGCTGAGCCCTCCATCATTCTGCCAGGCACATCTAACTTCCCTCAGCAGAGTATACCTGCAATGGTTACAGCTTCAGGGAATGCAGCAAATCCTGAGGCTCATTATCTTCCCGATCCTTACGAAGGTCCTATGTTACATGGTTTAAATCAGTACAGTGGTGTTCAACATCATCATAGTATAGGTTTAAGTACTGCAGCTCCTGGAAACTATTATTACTCTTATGTTACTCCGCCATCTAGTAATGGGTTGTTACCTGCACCTCTAAATCATAATGTAACCGACCAGCTGCCATCTGCTAGCAATTATGGGGTCCTTCAAACTTCTTCTGATGGCTATGGTAGGAGGGCATATTTTGTGGATGAAGTTAGTGATCCACACAAGAGAAAGATTACAGAAGGTATTCCTGGGAATGTTCAACACTTGAATGGTCTGGCCAGCTCTAGTTCTTCAGTGCATTTGTCGAATTCAAGGCATCCCGAAGAGGTTGCTATGGTTGAAGCATCATCTTTTCCCCCACCTCAGAGTAGATGGAATGGACCTCGGAATAGTGTTAGAGCTGGATCAAGTGGACCTAGGCGCGACTCTCTTCTACCACTTGACCATAATCATACAACTCTTGGAAATAATAGGGGTCAACACCTTCAGCCTGCAAATTCTACTTTCTGGTTGGACCAACACTTACAGGCTAATTGTGGCAATAGAAACGCTTCATCTTGGAATCAACCCTCTACTGCACCTTTCATGCAAG GAACTAATACAAATGGAGGTTTGTTGGAAACCATGAATTTGGGTGTGTACGGATATCATGAAACGGCGGGAAACAGGAATTCTAGAAATGTTCAACATCCTTCCTTAAACCATGGCCAACATATTCACAATCACCCATCTACAGTCGTGCAAAGAATTAGAGGCCAAAATTTCCAGTACTACCCCCAAGTGACGGCAGCTTCATACGGATTTCCTTTGAATTCTTCATATGGCACCATGAATCCTCATAGTCTGGACATAGGGCGTAGGCAACAAGGGCCAGTTGCACCTACTAGCCATGGGCTGCACCGGCTTCCACGAGTGAATGTTGCTGCTGACACTACAAATAGACATCACAACCTTCCTCAGTTGAGATTCTTGCAGGCTGAT GAAGTTGCATTACTGGAAATTCCCGACTTATATGAAGTGGGGAATTCTGTTGACCATCACAGGGACATGCGATTGGATATAGAGGACATGTCTTATGAG GAACTTCTCGCTTTAGGGGAGCGAATTGGGAACGTCAGCACTGGGTTAACAGAGGAAATCATTAAAGCCCAATTGAAGACGAGGAGCTTTGTATCATCTGTAACAGTTGTTAAtctggaggaggaggaggaggaggaggaggaagagggttCGAGTTCGGATCAGGACGCCGATTACTGTATCATTTGCCAG GATCACTATCAGAACCATGAGAAAATTGGAACGCTCGATTGCGGACACGAGTACCATGCAAGTTGCTTAAAGAAGTGGCTGATTGTCAAGAATGTCTGTCCCATCTGCAAATCAGAAGCATTGGTGACGGTTCGAAAGGAACGATGA